GGCTCCCAACGAAACGGCGAGCATGGGCGTGTAGACCGGCCCCCTGGGGGTCAGCTTGCTCGCCATCACCACCACGCTGTCGACCCGGGTGGTGCCGCATCCGCTGAGAGGCCGGTCCAACAACGAATCAAGCATGGTGCTGGTCTTCCGTGCCCAAGGCTCCTGCACGCGGCCGATGGTCAGGTGAGGGGAAAAGGGCCGGTCGGCCTGCCCGAAGCCGCTCTCCACGAGCGCCCGCTCCACCCGGCCGGCCAGCTCGTTCAGCAGCCCGTCGCCGGGTGGCTCCACCCCGATCCACAGCACCCGAGGGCGATCGAGATCCGGGAAACCGCCCAGCCCGCCCAGGCGCAGTTCGAACGGAGAGGCCTGGCGGCAAGCACTGGTGACGGCGTCGAACACCCGCCGGCGCTCAGCCTCGTTAAGCTCGCCCAGGAAACGCAGCGTGAAGTGGTATTGCGCCGGGCTCACCCATCGGATGCTATGGCCCGCCCCTTCGAGCGACGCCCGGACCTCGGCGGTGTACGTCTCCACGCACCGCCGCATCCGTTCGTCGATCAGGACGGCGATGAACGTGCGGACCTTTCCGCCTTCGCTTCCCTTCACCTTGCCGGTTCGGCTCCCGCCCCCAACGGTTCCACGCGGCTTGCCCCTTCCCCTTGTTCGGAACCGTCCCGGGCAGGGAAGGTGGAGGCAAGCCCCACCAGCCTGCGTTCGACCGAGAGCTCGCCGGTCACGCCGTCGAGCGAGAGCCGATCCACGGCCCACAGGCGGGGCCTGTCCGAGGTGGTGTCGAAGCGCAGCAGGGCCAGGGAGAACGGGCTCATCCCCGCCCGGCGCGACCCCTCGAGTCCCCTCAGCCCTTCTGCGCCGGTACTGCCCGCATCAACGTAGGCGGTGCCGTCCTGTACGTCCAGCGAAAGCTTGTGATCGTGCCCGAAGATGACAGCGGAGGCAATTCCCGGCGGCAGGTCGCGGGCGACGATGCCGTTGTGCACCGCGATGATGTCTGCCCGCCGTCCACCGGTTCGGCGCTCGAGAGCCTCTGCAGCTTTACGCAGCCGGTCGCCAGCTTCCCGGAGAGCCTCGGGCCCCGGAGGCTCAGGGTCTTCGCCGAACGCAGCGGGGTCCGCCACCCCGAGTATCCAGAGCCCGGCCACCTCAACGGGCTCTCCACGCAGCACCCTCACATTGGGGAGCTTCTCGAGGCTCTGCAGGAGGCGGGGCGTATCGTGGTTGCCGGCGGCAAACAGGTAGGGGACGCCCAGGTTTCGAATACGGTCCAGCATCAGCGGTTCCAGCGACGAGCCCAGGTCCAGCATGTCCCCGGTGTCGATCACCAGGCTGACCCCGAAACGCTGCACCACGGCCTCCACCAGGTCGAACCCCGCCGGGTTGTTGTGGAGGTCCGAAACGTGGGCCACGACGAGTTCAGCGTCGGGGGGAAGCCCCTGCGGCGCCGTCTCCATCCATTGGTACAGGCTGGCCAGCTGACTGACGGCTTTCTGAAGCCTCCGCCCCACGTCGCCGAGCGCCTCCACGCCCATGCGCGCCGTCTCGATGACCTGAGGCGCTGCCTCGAGGACGCCCCGGTAGCGAGGGGCGCTGAAGGCCTGCGCGTCGAACTGGCGCAG
This region of Bacillota bacterium genomic DNA includes:
- the thpR gene encoding RNA 2',3'-cyclic phosphodiesterase; this encodes MKGSEGGKVRTFIAVLIDERMRRCVETYTAEVRASLEGAGHSIRWVSPAQYHFTLRFLGELNEAERRRVFDAVTSACRQASPFELRLGGLGGFPDLDRPRVLWIGVEPPGDGLLNELAGRVERALVESGFGQADRPFSPHLTIGRVQEPWARKTSTMLDSLLDRPLSGCGTTRVDSVVVMASKLTPRGPVYTPMLAVSLGA
- a CDS encoding metallophosphoesterase; its protein translation is MERGDRFARRAKALRLAAAALLGAALAVTALPARYAGGAGLAITLSLRLPASGRTVVELPPLGEVDARTHTLPVELRLRLDRVEPAAVRVLAESPSKDQYRRLQGETAGFIRDSALRFGVRQAVLAGLGAAVALYLAGVRRVMRLALGGLAATGAVLLLAFGTLRQFDAQAFSAPRYRGVLEAAPQVIETARMGVEALGDVGRRLQKAVSQLASLYQWMETAPQGLPPDAELVVAHVSDLHNNPAGFDLVEAVVQRFGVSLVIDTGDMLDLGSSLEPLMLDRIRNLGVPYLFAAGNHDTPRLLQSLEKLPNVRVLRGEPVEVAGLWILGVADPAAFGEDPEPPGPEALREAGDRLRKAAEALERRTGGRRADIIAVHNGIVARDLPPGIASAVIFGHDHKLSLDVQDGTAYVDAGSTGAEGLRGLEGSRRAGMSPFSLALLRFDTTSDRPRLWAVDRLSLDGVTGELSVERRLVGLASTFPARDGSEQGEGASRVEPLGAGAEPAR